A stretch of Acropora muricata isolate sample 2 chromosome 7, ASM3666990v1, whole genome shotgun sequence DNA encodes these proteins:
- the LOC136923422 gene encoding neurocan core protein-like, whose amino-acid sequence MVLFRHFHVKLARLETHLCLLIKVFILLGFSKIWSVTPKMSMMHYVFYLILMMTAWQTHGEQCEVYQVPIRGKALRGHTYKTAQAGELFRCFVRCERDSACKSCNFKHTWDICEMNNETKETKPNDFISDDQSYYIKRTGGDIDKCKNNPSICDVNADCHNADGSYICICKSGYTGNGQTCSRAGCPEHWSVFSNSCYYMTGETSSTLNDAQNKCKRISAKLPIIKSESENNFILGLMSKQIAWVWLGMERKRGKMVWFDNTPAEPSDGAPYNAWWAKEPSGQANENCAYMVFYNRGWNDDKCYYPSSPGPYVLCQKEQKQVA is encoded by the exons atggtgttgTTTCGCCATTTCCACGTTAAGCTCGCACGGCTGGAAACTCATCTGTGTCTTCTCATAAAAG TCTTCATTTTATTAGGTTTTTCGAAAATTTGGAGTGTCACACCCAAGATGTCCATGATGCACTATGTATTTTATTTGATACTCATGATGACCGCATGGCAGACACATGGCGAGCAATGCGAAGTGTATCAAGTCCCAATTCGTGGCAAAGCACTCCGTGGTCACACCTACAAAACTGCACAGGCAGGGGAACTGTTTAGATGCTTTGTGCGCTGTGAGAGAGATTCAGCTTGCAAGAGTTGTAACTTCAAACACACATGGGACATTTGCGAAATGAACAACGAGACCAAAGAAACCAAACCGAATGACTTTATCTCAGATGATCAAAGTTACTATATAAAACGCACTGGCGGAG ATATTGACAAGTGCAAGAATAATCCCAGCATCTGTGACGTCAACGCCGATTGCCATAATGCAGACGGATCATACATTTGCATTTGTAAGAGTGGCTACACAGGCAACGGGCAAACTTGCTCCAGAGCTG GTTGTCCAGAACATTGGTCTGTATTCAGCAACTCGTGTTATTACATGACTGGTGAAACTTCCTCAACGTTAAATGATGCTCAGAACAAATGCAAGAGAATATCAGCAAAGCTCCCCATCATTAAATCAGAATCGGAGAACAATTTTATCCTTGGCCTGATGAGCAAGCAAATTGCTTGGGTATGGCTTGGTATGGAGAGAAAACGGGGTAAGATGGTTTGGTTTGACAATACACCAGCAGAGCCATCAGATGGGGCGCCGTACAACGCATGGTGGGCAAAAGAGCCAAGTGGGCAAGCAAATGAGAATTGCGCTTACATGGTGTTCTATAATCGAGGATGGAATGACGACAAGTGCTACTATCCCTCTTCTCCGGGTCCGTATGTCCTTTGCCAAAAGGAGCAAAAACAAGTAGCGTAA